In one window of Erythrolamprus reginae isolate rEryReg1 chromosome 1, rEryReg1.hap1, whole genome shotgun sequence DNA:
- the FLOT2 gene encoding flotillin-2 isoform X2, producing MGNCHTVGPNEALVVSGGCCGSDDKQYIYGGWAWAWWCISDTQRLSLEVMTILCRCENIETSEGVPLYVTGVAQVKIMTDRELLAVACEQFLGKNVQDIKNVVLQTLEGHLRSILGTLTVEQIYQDRDQFAKLVREVAAPDVGRMGIEILSFTIKDVYDKVSYLSSLGKTQIAVVQRDADIGVAEAERDAGIREAECKREMLDVKFKADTKVADSKRAFEMQKAAFTQEINIKSAEAQLAYELQGAKEQQKIRQEEIEIEVVQRRRQIDVEDKEIVRMDKELIATIRLPAEAEAHRMQEIAEGEKVKQVLIAQAEGEKIRKIGEAEALVIEAIGKAEAEKMKLKAEAYQQYGEAAKIALVLDALPHIAAKVSAPLSKVGEIVILSGDNNNKITSEVNRLLAEIPASVHALTGVDLAKIPLIQKATGVHA from the exons ACTGTCTTTGGAGGTCATGACCATCCTCTGTCGCTGTGAGAATATTGAGACGTCGGAGGGGGTGCCACTGTACGTAACGGGGGTCGCTCAG GTGAAAATAATGACCGACCGGGAACTCCTGGCCGTTGCTTGTGAGCAGTTCTTGGGGAAGAATGTCCAGGACATCAAGAATGTGGTTCTGCAGACATTGGAGGGCCATCTCCGGTCCATCCTGG GCACTCTGACCGTGGAACAGATCTACCAGGACCGAGACCAGTTTGCCAAGCTGGTGCGGGAGGTGGCAGCCCCAGACGTGGGCAGGATGGGCATCGAGATCCTCAGCTTCACCATCAAG GACGTCTACGATAAAGTCAGCTACCTGAGTTCGCTGGGGAAAACCCAGATTGCAGTGGTCCAGCGAGATGCAGACATTGGCGTGGCCGAGGCCGAGCGAGATGCCGGCATCCGG GAGGCCGAGTGCAAGCGGGAGATGTTGGACGTGAAGTTCAAGGCGGACACCAAAGTGGCCGACTCCAAGCGGGCCTTCGAAATGCAGAAGGCGGCCTTCACGCAGGAGATCAACATTAAG TCGGCCGAGGCTCAGCTGGCCTACGAGCTGCAGGGCGCCAAGGAGCAGCAGAAGATCCGGCAGGAGGAGATCGAGATCGAGGTGGTGCAGCGCCGGCGGCAGATCGACGTGGAGGACAAGGAGATCGTGCGCATGGACAAGGAGCTCATCGCCACCATCCGGCTCCCCGCTGAGGCCGAGGCCCACCGCATGCAGGAGATCGCCGAGGGGGAGAA GGTCAAGCAGGTGCTGATTGCCCAGGCCGAAGGGGAGAAGATCCGCAAGATCGGTGAGGCCGAAGCGCTGGTGATCGAGGCCATCGGCAAGGCAGAGGCCGAGAAGATGAAGCTCAAGGCCGAGGCCTACCAGCAGTATGGGGAGGCGGCCAAGATCGCCTTGGTGCTGGACGCCCTGCCCCAC ATCGCCGCCAAGGTCTCGGCTCCGCTGTCCAAGGTGGGCGAGATCGTCATCCTCAGTGgggacaacaacaacaagatcACCTCGGAGGTGAACCGGCTCCTGGCCGAGATCCCGGCCTCTGTGCATGCCCTCACCGGGGTGGACCTGGCCAAG ATCCCCCTCATCCAGAAGGCCACGGGAGTCCACGCCTGA
- the FLOT2 gene encoding flotillin-2 isoform X1 — protein sequence MGNCHTVGPNEALVVSGGCCGSDDKQYIYGGWAWAWWCISDTQRISLEIMTLQPRCEDVETAEGVALTVTGVAQVKIMTDRELLAVACEQFLGKNVQDIKNVVLQTLEGHLRSILGTLTVEQIYQDRDQFAKLVREVAAPDVGRMGIEILSFTIKDVYDKVSYLSSLGKTQIAVVQRDADIGVAEAERDAGIREAECKREMLDVKFKADTKVADSKRAFEMQKAAFTQEINIKSAEAQLAYELQGAKEQQKIRQEEIEIEVVQRRRQIDVEDKEIVRMDKELIATIRLPAEAEAHRMQEIAEGEKVKQVLIAQAEGEKIRKIGEAEALVIEAIGKAEAEKMKLKAEAYQQYGEAAKIALVLDALPHIAAKVSAPLSKVGEIVILSGDNNNKITSEVNRLLAEIPASVHALTGVDLAKIPLIQKATGVHA from the exons GATTTCCCTAGAGATAATGACGTTACAGCCCAGGTGCGAGGACGTAGAGACGGCGGAGGGGGTAGCTTTAACTGTCACAGGTGTGGCCCAG GTGAAAATAATGACCGACCGGGAACTCCTGGCCGTTGCTTGTGAGCAGTTCTTGGGGAAGAATGTCCAGGACATCAAGAATGTGGTTCTGCAGACATTGGAGGGCCATCTCCGGTCCATCCTGG GCACTCTGACCGTGGAACAGATCTACCAGGACCGAGACCAGTTTGCCAAGCTGGTGCGGGAGGTGGCAGCCCCAGACGTGGGCAGGATGGGCATCGAGATCCTCAGCTTCACCATCAAG GACGTCTACGATAAAGTCAGCTACCTGAGTTCGCTGGGGAAAACCCAGATTGCAGTGGTCCAGCGAGATGCAGACATTGGCGTGGCCGAGGCCGAGCGAGATGCCGGCATCCGG GAGGCCGAGTGCAAGCGGGAGATGTTGGACGTGAAGTTCAAGGCGGACACCAAAGTGGCCGACTCCAAGCGGGCCTTCGAAATGCAGAAGGCGGCCTTCACGCAGGAGATCAACATTAAG TCGGCCGAGGCTCAGCTGGCCTACGAGCTGCAGGGCGCCAAGGAGCAGCAGAAGATCCGGCAGGAGGAGATCGAGATCGAGGTGGTGCAGCGCCGGCGGCAGATCGACGTGGAGGACAAGGAGATCGTGCGCATGGACAAGGAGCTCATCGCCACCATCCGGCTCCCCGCTGAGGCCGAGGCCCACCGCATGCAGGAGATCGCCGAGGGGGAGAA GGTCAAGCAGGTGCTGATTGCCCAGGCCGAAGGGGAGAAGATCCGCAAGATCGGTGAGGCCGAAGCGCTGGTGATCGAGGCCATCGGCAAGGCAGAGGCCGAGAAGATGAAGCTCAAGGCCGAGGCCTACCAGCAGTATGGGGAGGCGGCCAAGATCGCCTTGGTGCTGGACGCCCTGCCCCAC ATCGCCGCCAAGGTCTCGGCTCCGCTGTCCAAGGTGGGCGAGATCGTCATCCTCAGTGgggacaacaacaacaagatcACCTCGGAGGTGAACCGGCTCCTGGCCGAGATCCCGGCCTCTGTGCATGCCCTCACCGGGGTGGACCTGGCCAAG ATCCCCCTCATCCAGAAGGCCACGGGAGTCCACGCCTGA
- the FLOT2 gene encoding flotillin-2 isoform X3 — translation MTDRELLAVACEQFLGKNVQDIKNVVLQTLEGHLRSILGTLTVEQIYQDRDQFAKLVREVAAPDVGRMGIEILSFTIKDVYDKVSYLSSLGKTQIAVVQRDADIGVAEAERDAGIREAECKREMLDVKFKADTKVADSKRAFEMQKAAFTQEINIKSAEAQLAYELQGAKEQQKIRQEEIEIEVVQRRRQIDVEDKEIVRMDKELIATIRLPAEAEAHRMQEIAEGEKVKQVLIAQAEGEKIRKIGEAEALVIEAIGKAEAEKMKLKAEAYQQYGEAAKIALVLDALPHIAAKVSAPLSKVGEIVILSGDNNNKITSEVNRLLAEIPASVHALTGVDLAKIPLIQKATGVHA, via the exons ATGACCGACCGGGAACTCCTGGCCGTTGCTTGTGAGCAGTTCTTGGGGAAGAATGTCCAGGACATCAAGAATGTGGTTCTGCAGACATTGGAGGGCCATCTCCGGTCCATCCTGG GCACTCTGACCGTGGAACAGATCTACCAGGACCGAGACCAGTTTGCCAAGCTGGTGCGGGAGGTGGCAGCCCCAGACGTGGGCAGGATGGGCATCGAGATCCTCAGCTTCACCATCAAG GACGTCTACGATAAAGTCAGCTACCTGAGTTCGCTGGGGAAAACCCAGATTGCAGTGGTCCAGCGAGATGCAGACATTGGCGTGGCCGAGGCCGAGCGAGATGCCGGCATCCGG GAGGCCGAGTGCAAGCGGGAGATGTTGGACGTGAAGTTCAAGGCGGACACCAAAGTGGCCGACTCCAAGCGGGCCTTCGAAATGCAGAAGGCGGCCTTCACGCAGGAGATCAACATTAAG TCGGCCGAGGCTCAGCTGGCCTACGAGCTGCAGGGCGCCAAGGAGCAGCAGAAGATCCGGCAGGAGGAGATCGAGATCGAGGTGGTGCAGCGCCGGCGGCAGATCGACGTGGAGGACAAGGAGATCGTGCGCATGGACAAGGAGCTCATCGCCACCATCCGGCTCCCCGCTGAGGCCGAGGCCCACCGCATGCAGGAGATCGCCGAGGGGGAGAA GGTCAAGCAGGTGCTGATTGCCCAGGCCGAAGGGGAGAAGATCCGCAAGATCGGTGAGGCCGAAGCGCTGGTGATCGAGGCCATCGGCAAGGCAGAGGCCGAGAAGATGAAGCTCAAGGCCGAGGCCTACCAGCAGTATGGGGAGGCGGCCAAGATCGCCTTGGTGCTGGACGCCCTGCCCCAC ATCGCCGCCAAGGTCTCGGCTCCGCTGTCCAAGGTGGGCGAGATCGTCATCCTCAGTGgggacaacaacaacaagatcACCTCGGAGGTGAACCGGCTCCTGGCCGAGATCCCGGCCTCTGTGCATGCCCTCACCGGGGTGGACCTGGCCAAG ATCCCCCTCATCCAGAAGGCCACGGGAGTCCACGCCTGA